In Meriones unguiculatus strain TT.TT164.6M chromosome 13 unlocalized genomic scaffold, Bangor_MerUng_6.1 Chr13_unordered_Scaffold_41, whole genome shotgun sequence, the following are encoded in one genomic region:
- the LOC132651209 gene encoding LOW QUALITY PROTEIN: vomeronasal type-2 receptor 116-like (The sequence of the model RefSeq protein was modified relative to this genomic sequence to represent the inferred CDS: inserted 1 base in 1 codon; substituted 1 base at 1 genomic stop codon): MHYACLKMPHLRGYVEAYWFDHSYLQYKFKNYQFVLSLVFAIEEINRNPNLLPNTTLGFDHYNVAPYETSILIVPFVWLTMLRQPLANYNCGLRRMSPAALTGTSWKISSQLGKLLQLYKIPQLTFGPFDSTLNDQGQFNSLYQMAPKDTYLSTAIVSLMLHFSWSWVGLILPDDHRGIQILSDLXEDMESNNICLGFLEMIPRTWNAYSSALWKDLIKTQESSTNVVVIYGDFVSLQGLMRLIGELLVTWKVWILNSQWDVSYNFDYFMLESFHGSLIFSHHHEEMVDFTNFVQTVNPYKYSEDTYLPKFWFLFFKCSFSESDCQLLENCQPNASLDLLPRHLFDPVISEESCNIYNAVYAVAFSLHEMNLQQIETQPYTNEEEKEFFPWQLLPFLKNTLLKNPVRGRMVIDGRKHLDSDYDILNFWNFPKGFGLKVKIGTFSSDAPLGQQLSLSEQIIQWPATFTKIPQSVFSESCRPGFRKSAREGKAVCCFDCTPCADNEISNETDMDQCVMCPESHYANSEKNHCLQKSVSFLSYEDPLGMALTTTSLCFSAITVVILVVFLKHRDTPIVKANNRALSYTLLLAFSICFLSSLLFIGQPNTVTCIMQQTAFGILFTVALSTVLAKAITVFIAFKVTVSARLVRWLMVSRAPNFIIPICTLIQFVLCGIWLVISPPFIDHDAHAEHGHITIVCNKGSVVAFHCVLGYLCTLALGSYTMAFLSRNLPDTFNEAKFLSFSMQVFFCVWVTFLPXKGKVMVAMEAFSVLASSEALLGLIFVPKCYIILLRPDKNSCLDIRHKTHSRKKSFKI; this comes from the exons ATGCATTATGCTTGTTTGAAAATGCCACACTTAAGAGGCTACGTAGAAG CATACTGGTTTGATCATTCATACCTGCA ATATAAGTTTAAGAACTACCAGTTTGTTCTGTCCCTGGTATTTGCCATTGAGGAAATCAACCGAAACCCTAATCTTCTACCCAACACAACTCTTGGCTTTGATCACTATAATGTTGCACCTTATGAAACAAGTATCCTTATAGTTCCTTTTGTTTGGCTCACAATGTTGAGACAACCACTAGCTAATTACAACTGTGGACTGAGGAGAATGTCACCTGCTGCACTTAcaggaacatcatggaaaatATCTTCCCAACTTGGGAAACTGCTACAACTTTACAAAATACCTCAG CTCACATTTGGGCCTTTTGATTCTACCTTAAATGACCAAGGTCAGTTTAATTCTCTCTATCAGATGGCCCCCAAGGACACATATCTGTCAACTGCCATAGTTTCTTTGATGCTTCATTTCAGCTGGTCCTGGGTTGGTCTGATCCTCCCAGATGACCACAGAGGGATCCAGATTCTGTCAGACTTGTAAGAAGATATGGAGAGTAACAACATCTGCTTAGGCTTTTTGGAAATGATCCCTCGTACCTGGAATGCATATTCCAGTGCATTATGGAAAGATCTGATAAAGACTCAAGAATCATCAACTAATGTGGTAGTTATTTATGGGGACTTTGTTTCTTTGCAAGGTTTAATGAGACTTATTGGGGAATTGTTAGTGACATGGAAAGTCTGGATCCTAAACTCTCAATGGGATGTTAGTTacaattttgattatttcatgtTAGAGTCATTCCATGGGAGCCTCATTTTTTCACACCACCATGAAGAGATGGTTGACTTTACAAATTTTGTTCAAACAGTTAATCCCTACAAATACTCAGAAGACACTTATCTTCCtaagttttggtttctgtttttcaagtgcTCATTTTCTGAGTCTGATTGTCAACTTTTGGAAAACTGCCAACCCAATGCTTCTTTGGACTTACTGCCCAGACACCTTTTTGACCCTGTCATAAGTGAAGAGAGCTGCAATATATACAATGCTGTCTATGCTGTggccttcagtctccatgagatgAATCTTCAGCAAATAGAGACACAACCATATActaatgaagaagaaaaggaattctTCCCCTGGCAG CTCCTACCTTTCCTAAAGAACACCCTACTGAAAAATCCTGTGAGAGGTCGTATGGTAATTGATGGGAGAAAACACTTAGATTCAGACTATGACATTCTCAATTTTTGGAATTTTCCAAAgggttttggattaaaggtgaaaATAGGAACCTTTTCTTCAGATGCTCCCCTTGGTCAACAGTTGTCTTTATCTGAGCAGATTATTCAGTGGCCTGCAACATTTACAAAG atTCCTCAATCTGTGTTCAGTGAGAGCTGTAGGCCTGGATTCAGGAAGTCTGCCAGGGAAGGCAAGGCTGTCTGCTGCTTTGATTGCACTCCTTGTGCAGACAATGAGATTTCCAATGAGACAG ATATGGACCAATGTGTGATGTGTCCAGAAAGTCACTatgcaaactcagagaagaaCCACTGCCTCCAGAAATCTGTGAGCTTTTTATCCTATGAAGATCCTTTGGGTATGGCTCTCACCACCACATCACTGTGCTTCTCTGCAATCACAGTTGTGATTCTTGTAGTCTTTTTGAAGCATAGAGACACACCCATTGTCAAGGCCAATAATAGAGctctcagctacaccctgctATTGGCattcagcatctgtttcctcaGTTCCTTGCTCTTCATTGGCCAGCCCAACACAGTCACCTGCATCATGCAGCAGACAGCATTTGGAATCTTGTTCACTGTGGCTCTCTCCACAGTATTGGCCAAAGCTATCACAGTGTTTATTGCTTTCAAGGTCACTGTTTCAGCTAGATTGGTGAGGTGGTTAATGGTATCAAGGGCCCCTAACTTCATCATTCCCATCTGCACACTGATCCAATTTGTTCTCTGTGGAATATGGCTGGTTATCTCTCCACCCTTCATTGATCATGATGCTCATGCTGAACATGGCCACATCACCATTGTGTGCAACAAAGGATCAGTAGTAGCCTTCCACTGTGTCCTGGGATACCTCTGCACCTTGGCACTTGGGAGCTACACCATGGCCTTCTTGTCCAGAAatttgcctgacacattcaatgaagcCAAGTTCCTGTCATTCAGCATGCAGGTGTTCTTCTGTGTGTGGGTCACCTTCCTCC GAAAGGGGAAGGTCATGGTGGCTATGGAAGCCTTCTCTGTCTTGGCTTCCAGTGAAGCTCTCCTTGGTTTGATCTTTGTCCCCAAGTGCTACATCATTTTGTTAAGACCAGATAAGAACTCCTGTCTTGACATCAGGCACAAAACCCATTCAAGAAAGAAGTCatttaaaatttag